One Oryza brachyantha chromosome 3, ObraRS2, whole genome shotgun sequence DNA segment encodes these proteins:
- the LOC102722940 gene encoding uncharacterized protein LOC102722940, producing the protein MSRLAVAALRRASVASGVPSSSSRSAAFAPSVPRLFSTDASGEVADGAAAQGSQDESFFKPSEEGLAYGRFYSSIPGGSRLGKSMLKTDIIHHLDKCELSLDDVKIDYNRGYYPVGALLRFSSVPLFNTAVRQTRDGRMYRLEMVSREEFDLKQSYDGKAILLQGVPRNALPEDIERFLSGTNFEPPPFQSFLRPGVPDPIRVVLVKFRSRTDAANAFITKNRGFCLTNPVSMRVLQ; encoded by the exons ATGTCGAGGCTCGCGGTTGCCGCCCTACGGCGGGCCTCCGTCGCATCTGGGGTTCCCTCGTCCTCCTCTCGTTCGGCCGCGTTTGCTCCGTCCGTGCCTCGTCTCTTCTCCACCGACGCGTCCGGAGAAGTTGCCGATGGCGCCGCAGCCCAGGGGTCACAGGATGAATCTTTCTTCAAGCCTTCTGAAGAAG GTTTGGCATATGGAAGGTTCTACAGTTCTATTCCTGGAGGCAGCCGTCTCGGTAAGAGCATGCTGAAAACTGATATTATCCACCACCTTGACAAATGTGAACTGTCACTGGACGATGTGAAGATTGATTATAACAGGGGATATTATCCAGTGGGCGC GTTATTGCGGTTTTCTTCAGTGCCATTATTTAACACAGCAGTCAGGCAAACAAGAGACGGTCGTATGTACAGGCTTGAGATG GTCAGTCGTGAGGAGTTTGATCTCAAGCAGTCTTATGATGGAAAAGCT ATACTATTGCAAGGAGTCCCTCGAAATGCTCTGCCAGAGGACATAGAACGATTTCTGTCTGGCACCAACTTCGAACCTCCACCATTTCAAAGCTTTCTCAG GCCTGGCGTCCCAGATCCTATCAGAGTGGTGCTGGTTAAATTCCGCTCAAGGACTGATGCCGCCAATGCTTTCATCACTAAGAACCGGGGTTTCTGTCTGACTAACCCTGTGAGCATGCGTGTTCTTCAGTAA
- the LOC102711054 gene encoding uncharacterized protein LOC102711054 produces MRWPHPISSPRRRLLLVVVLFVALCSVHGSSSQRLVTLDTIDIFITHEWFPSKPTVYFRCNGEDKVYLPDVKDANNIYTFKGEESWQPLTELPEKKCKRCGLYEEDTFKHDVYDEWELCSSDFKKGKYTHFKEGQFNATFLCPNCTSSAGDSATHDSSSEVETKKTSVTVIIIVSVFSSVLVIVALYGGYKYWQKRKRERDQLRFLKLFEEGDDIEDELGLGNEL; encoded by the exons ATGAGGTGGCCGCATCCCATCTCgtctccccgccgccggctcctcCTGGTCGTCGTGCTATTCGTCGCCCTCTGCTCGGTTCATG GTAGTTCTTCACAGAGGCTCGTCACACTTGATACcattgatatatttattactcaCGAATGGTTCCCCAGTAAGCCAACTGTATATTTCCGTTGCAATGGTGAGGACAAGGTATATTTGCCTGACGTGAAGGatgcaaacaatatatataccttTAAGGGTGAAGAATCATGGCAG CCCTTAACAGAACTTCCAGAAAAGAAATGCAAGAGGTGTGGTTTGTACGAAGAGGATACATTTAAACATGATGTATACGATGAGTGGGAGTTGTGTTCTAGTGATTTCAAAAAAGGCAAATACACCCATTTCAAGGAGGGCCAGTTCAATGCCACTTTCCTATGTCCAAATTGCACTTCCTCTGCAG GTGATTCTGCAACCCATGACTCTAGCTCGGAAGTGGAAACTAAGAAGACATCCGTTACCGTAATCATAATAGTCagtgttttttcttctgtccTTGTCATCGTTGCATTATATGGGGGCTACAAGTACTGgcagaagaggaagagagagcgGGATCAGTTACGATTTCTCAAACTCTTCGAAGAGGGAGATGACATTGAAGACGAACTGGGCCTTGGCAATGAACTCTGA